CCGTCCGGCATCTGCCTAAGGTCCTGCGCGTCGCCCGATATGATTGATTTTGGCTTTCCGTTTTCCACATCCAGCAAAAACAGGGGCCTGCCGGTTGCATACTCTTCTTCATATTTGATAAACTTCTGATCCCCTATTTGGATCATTTCCGGAAGGGAATACAAGTACATGTTATTGAGTTTGATAACCTCGTCTTCCGAGACAAACCAGAAATCGCCGCCCTCACTGAGATTTCCTTTCCCGGTCATTACAAATGCTTCCCGTTTCCCGTCGTCGTCAAAATCATCACATTGGACGCTGATGATCTTTTCATCGGTCGCAGATTCGAGCTTTTGCAGGAACTGCCCGGGCAAAGTTTGACTTGCTGCCGCAACGTCGGCCTCGATCTGAATACCTGTGATGGGCGCGGCAATGATGCCGTCGCTGTCCGCCACCAGCGCCGGGGTATTTAAAAGCGAGAATGCCAATACCGCAGCCAATATCAGGCCAAGTAGTTTTTTTGCATTTTTCATTTCCGTCGCTCCTTAGGCCGGACCACAGGTGAACATTGTTTATAAGATTAATCATTCTCCACCATCACCGTTTTTCCGGTTAAGGCGTCAATGTAACCCCTGCTTAAACCATAGTCCGGCATATAGACCAGGAGTGGCTCAGGGGCTTTCTGACCGCAATATTCAGGCCAGATGTAGACCAGGCGCAACGGGTGGCTTTTCAAGAATTCGGCCTTGGCCGCTTCAGCCGTCACAGCACCCTTGCTGTCCGGGAGAGTAACAGATGAACTGCTGTTCTCGTCGTGAAAACCTGTAACCCTGCCAGTCAACCCGTCTACAGTAACAGAGTACGAACAATCCGAAACCGGGATGCCCTGGTGCGTTTGCGTGAATGTAAAATAAAATTCCGGTTGTGGCTTACCGTCCAATTTACTTCTGTCCACCCAGTCAGGAATGCTTTCTTCATACGCAGGATAGGCGCACATTTCCAGCTCGGCAGCGCCTTGCTCCAGATACCTCTGCACATATTGAACGGCTGTTTCCAGTGCGGTTTCCCAGGCTACTATTCCCTTTTTTCCTTGCCCGCCTTCATCCTGGATATTGAAACCAACAACCTGTCCTGTATCCGCCAACGCGCTGATATAAAGATAACGCATCGCGCTGTAATCCGGCTGGCCGTCCTGCCCCGTTGGGGGGTCGGACCTCCAGATGTATTCTTTCACTTTAATCTCCGGCTCAAAGTGCTTTCCTCGCTCTTCCTCCTGGGCAATCTTCATACCGGAAATATCCACGCCGGTCTCAGCGGCAATTAGAGAGGCTGCTTCTTCGGGGGTTCTGGCGATCAATTTCTTGCCCTCTCCAGTCAGATTGATCAGGCTGGTCTGCGGCTGCCACTGAAAATCAGCCAGCGGCTTCCCCGTTACAGCGTCAATAGGCATAATGTTCAAAGGAGTATACAGCAAGACCGGCCGGGTTGCAACCTTCTGGTTGCCAAACAACGGGTACTTCAAGGGCTGACGCCCGACATAGTTCAGCTTCATTTCCAGCGAACCGGACAAAACCTTTTCCGCCGCCTCCCGCGTCATGGCCAGGGAAGGGGCTGGGAATGCAGCCGGATCCACCCTGCTCTCTTTAATGCCTTCCTGCATTGGATAATAATCCTCTGTGTAGTATTCGGTGACATGGCCCGCGGCGTCCACGCCCACCCGAATACCGCTATTCAAAAAGGGGATACCGTTAATCAGGCGCTCAAACTGTATACTGGCCGAGGCCCAGGTTATCTCATGCCCCTTATCGTCAAATGTACTTCCACCACCATAGCTTATTGCGTCACTCATCTGGTAGTCCTTGATCTTATCTCCCAGCACCCGGCCGGCAAATTGGGCAGCTTTTTCTTTCGCCAGCCCGGGAGTTGGAAGCTCTACAGAAGCCCAATCCGGATTCTGGATATCGAACCTGATCAGTTCCCCCGTGTCATAAAAAACAAGGCTGGCGTTAACATACATAATACCGGGCGCCGCGTCACCGCTACGGTTGCTTAAAAATACTCCCCAAGTAGTCTCTCCCTCGTCATGCACATTTTCTACGGATAATTCCTTTAGTTCAGGTATGATTTGATAAATCTTTTCCATAGCCTGCTGCTGTGATTCATTTAACCCCACCTTGTCAACCAGCTTTCCGGCAGCCCCCTGGACAATCTCCGTACCTCCTTTTACTTCCTGCATATTTGACGCCTCTTTTTCCGCCGCCCAAGCGGTTGTGGACATCAGCAAGCCTGCAGCCAGCACAGCGGCTACTGCTCCCTTAATCCGTCTCAAATAACTCTCCTCCTTTATGTGTTTTGTTATAAACCGATAAACGGATACCGGTATCATTAATTTGAAAATATGGGTACCTATTCTAACTTACCTCAATAAATTCCACCGCAGCCTCATTTGCCGGAATACGGATTAAAATATACGGATGTGTGAGCGCCTGCGCCGCCAACAGCCCGGGTTGCGGGCCGTCAACCTGATAATAAACCGTTATCTTGTCCGCTCTGCCGGAGATGCCGGTAATTCCCACACAGTAGCCGGCTGTTGGTTTTTCTCCCGCGGCAACAAGCAAATAACTCCATTCTCCCATAGTCTTCGAGCCGGTAAAAGGCTGCAAAACGTTGGCGTCCACCCAATCCCTTATTTCTTGCGGCAGGTTTTGGTCCTCCCGGGACATGATTTTAAAAGGCGCCGACCATCCATAGCGGCTGCCTGGCCTATAATAAGGTGACTCCATATCCTTTAGCAGATTTTTTGCTTTTTCCAATACGTCACTATCAGGGTAATCCTCAAATATTTTTTGCACATAAGCAGCGTCGCCGGTGTATGCGCCAAGCGCCAGCAGGGCGTCATCGGCCATGGAGCTTTCCGGGTATTCCCGGACAAACTGCTGGTAGGTGGAAGTGATTCTCTTTACAAGCTCCGGCAAATTAAAGGCGAATAAAGCGTCATCACCCCACTCGTCCAGGCCGATATAGCATAGACCGGTGGAATAGAGAGCCCTGGCCTTCAACTCCGGCGCAGAGGACGGCTCCCGGTAAACCTGCTGGAAATACGGCAGGCTGTGGTTGTAGTTGATCATCTCCCGGGCAAAGGCAGCCATTTCCGCGGGCGCATGCCCCTGGCCCGTAGCGTTAATGTTTCCTAACCAGTTGTAATACTGCCGGTTCCCGGCCCATAGGTGGCTATAGTAAAGCATCTCGTTATGAAAGATGGATGCCGCCAGACTGTATAAATCAGCCGGATCTTTAGATTCTTCCCACTGTGCCTGCAAACCGGCAAGCTCCTTTACCGCGGCCAGCTGCTTTTCTACTGCGCCGCGAAAATCGTATTGATGATCGACGTTCAGCCGGGAAAAAGGCAAAATATACGGGCCGCTTGCCGGATCTTCCGGCTGTTTTAATAATTCCTCCAGTATCAGGGCGGCGCTAGCATAATGATCACGCCGTATTTCCCCGACAGCCAGGGCATAGTTGACCAAAGTGTCCAGCGGCGGCGCCAGGGTTTCCGAAGATAGCGCCTTTAACTGATCATAATTCATCCTCACATCCAGAATATAAACCAACCTGCCGTCCGCCGCATAGCGCATGTCTCCATCCGGTAAAAAACGCGCCTTTTGCATCATGCTGACGGCATCGGCAAAACGGCCCCTAATCTCGTAACAACGGGCCAGCCGGTAAGCGGCATCGTCCGCGGCCGGGTGGCGGGAGTAATCGGCCAGGAATTTTTCCCAGCCCGGAATCTCCCGGTCAGGCTCGTATTCCTCATCCCCGTAAGGAGGGGTCCAGGCGGCGGTAAACTGTTCCTCCGGACGGTCAATTTCAAAATAAGGTTTTCCCCGCACTTCTTCATAGGCCTTGATTCCCCGGCCAAGATAGCTTTGCGGATATTTTTGGGAAATATCCTTCAACAGCTGCCAGTCCGAATTAATTTGAAAAACTTGACCCTCTTGATTCAGGGCAGCCAACCCGTTTTGGTCGGTATCATGGACAAACTGTTGCAAAGCTTTTTCCTGGCCCAAATCCAGGTATAAGGCGGCAAGGGCTGTCTGACGGCAATAGGGCGACACATCCGTTCCGGCTACTTTCCACAGCCAGTCAATCAATTTGTCCTGATCAAGTTCTTCTTGCCGCCAGCGCATGATGTCGGCCATGCTACGGATCAAGCCGGCTCTGTTCTGGTCGGAAGCAATGCCGGGATAGAAGCCGTCGATCGCGTCCAGCGCTCTGGTTTCCCCCAGCCGGTAAAGGGTAACAAGCTGGTTGTAACGGTAAACGTAATCCGCTTCTTTTTCCTGCGTTCGCCACAGCCAGTCTATGATTGCCGAGCGGTTCACTCCGCTGTTTTGCTTCTGGGCAACAACACCAACCGCATTAACAAAGCTCTCCCGGGCCGCCGGGTTGTTTAGTTTGACGTACGTTTCATCCAACCACCGCGCCGCATCGGCCGGATCGGTAATAATTCTCGGCCATATCTGTTCCATAAATTGCAGGTATCCTCCGGAAAAATAACCGTCTTGCAGGGAGACCAGGGCGCTGGTCAAATCAGCCGGACTGTTGATCCGGGCAAGCAGGACAGAAACCAAATACCGGCTGATATTATCCTGATCGTAAGTATTAATATCTTTCGCCAGCTGAGATACCTGCTCGTCTGTCATCAGTTTCACCAGGGCATCCACAACGTTCCAGGCGTCAATTCTATTCTCTTCTTTCAAACCGTCCAGTAAAATCTCCGCTGCGCCGGCGTCCGGTCCGGGCAGGGAGTTAAAATCGTCAACCACCTCCCTGAACTCCTGCTCGGTGGTGACCTCCTCTATCTTCACTTTTAAATCAGCCGGCGGCTCACCGGTTGCCGAAGCTCCGGCTCCAGTTGCCAAAACAAACAGCAATATAACTGTGAGCACAGCAATCGTGACCAATTTATTCATGCCAATCACCTCATGTGGTATCAATTTTTGTATCTGGTATTATGGTCTTCCATGATCCAACGGGTTTTTCACCTTCCCGATAAACAGGATCAAGCCGGTCCGGTCGTCTCTGATGACAAATATAAAAGGTTTATTCAAATAAAACTCCGGAGGGGTGTTTTCCCTGGGCATGGAAGATCCGGCTAAAACTACCGAAGTCAGAGCGGCGGCTTCAGTGCCCTCCTCATCCACACTGATAGTACATTTCTGGGATATATCGCTGATGTACAGGTTAAAGCCTGCCGACCTGTCCGCAATCCCGGTAAAATCCGCGCTCCCGCTGTCAAAGGCGGAATCCAGCCCCATGCTTTTCAAATGACTAACCAGATCGTTTTTTTGCGCGAAGTTAAATTTGGGGAATTTTATTTTTACTTTCATATTCTCTAAGTTGCTGAGCGCTTTGTTAACTTCCGCATAGCCCACGCCGGGGAGATATGCGCCGGTACTGCTCTTGGGAAGAATGACCAGCATACTGCAGCCGTAATAATTGAAACTGCCTGCTTGAATTTGATCATCTTCATAATAACCGATCCGTCTTTCAGCGTTCATCATATCCACCTTGACCGTACTGCCGTCGCTTAGCTGAAAATCTTCCTTTTGTGTTTTGGATTTATCAAATGGGCTCTGCCACTTTCCATTGAAGTAAAGGGAACTAAACGCCACCATGGCTGTCTGGGGACTCACTTCAGATAAATAATTTTGGATCTTGTTGTGGGTTTTATCTTCAATCCACCGGTTCATGGCGGATACAGCGCTGTCATCAGCGAAGTTTACATTGTACGCATCAGCCTCGTAATAGGTTTTGGCGTCTTTTAAAAAACCGTCTTTTACTCGAAGGTTTTCCTGTATCCATAAAGAATTGGCAAGCTCCACAAGGGTGGTTTTCTTTCCGTTTTCCTCGTAGCCCGAACGTATGAGGTTGTTTATGGTGTCGCGGTATTTTTCATTCATTTCCTTCGCGGGAAGCTGTTCCGGATTGATTATTGCGCTGATTTCCGCACGGGTCTTGCCGGCCGCTCCATTTGCCAGGACTGCCAGCATGGTAGAGACACTGACGGGGGATAAGATGGTATTTTGCCCCTCTTCCTCCACGGATATCTTTTGCAGGAGCTGAATACCCGCCTTATTTATTGCCATAAACAGCTTGCCTTCACCGGACATACCGTTTTCAATATCTTCAGGCCTAGTTTGCTCTTTTACATTGTCGTTCAAGAAGCCGAAATCGTGTTTCAGCATCTCTTTCAACGCTGAAAACTCAACCGGGAATTCCTGTATGCCGGCGGCATAGGGCCAATATTCGTACTGCTGGAAGTAAACCACAACCGCGTTATTGGAAAGGTAAAAATCCTGTTCGTCCTTGATGGTCTTGAAGGGTGCATTTTCAGACAGCATTCCTTCCTTAACCCTATTATTTATCTCATTCCTGACGGTATTGTTAATAAGAGAAACATAGTCCGCGTCACTCTTTACCAGATCCTTAAGCCTGTATTCTTCCCCTGTTTTCAGATCAAAAGTATGGGAGCTTTGCACCATCAGTCCATGCGCCCCCCCTGCGTATTGGTAATCCATAAATACAACGCTCAACAGTCCGTTTTGATTGTATTTCAACCGGTAGTCAAAATAGGTTTCACACTTGTTTAGAGTGCCTGTATAACCCGACGCCACGACCTTTTCCATTTCTTCAGCATTTTTCAGGCCTTCATTCCTGGCATCCGTTGCTGATTTCTCGAAAATGGAGTTGATACTGTCCTGCACGGTTTTGTCAGCCAAACCGTCAACCTGCGGATACTGTAAAGTTACTTTGATTTTATCGGTTTCAGAAGCTTCTTTCACTGTTTTAATGGAAATTGCGTTCTCTATTACGCTTTCAAGTTGAATTATCCCATTTAGCCCGTCCCATTGAACTTTAAGCCCAAAGTTGTCGGAGAAAAAGTCCGTCCTCATGTACACTCTGTCCCCTATTGTGGTACCGCCGTTGAACCCCTTGCCTGAATAATCTCCACTCATATAACAAACATGATCATCTACGGTTATTTTATCGTTGTTCATATCAATCATTATGTTTTTTCCGGTCTTGGAGACGGAAACCGTCTTATCCTTCTCCGACCACTGTATTTCATAGCCGAGCGCTTCACCAACCGCCCGCAACGGCAGGTAAATGTCTCCTCCAAAAATATAGGCGCAAGCCTCAATTTTCGCATTATCCAGCACTATTGCGGCTTGCATTTTTTTTGCCGTAAAACCATACGCAGGCATAGCCAGAATCAAAGAAATAATGACTCCCATCATAATAGCCTTTTTGGTCATAAATCGACACCCCTTCGCCAGCACAGCCGGAAACAACCGGTTTAAAATGTGAACTCAATTTATATGACGGCGAATATAAAGAGCAGGTTCACTATATAGTCCATTTTTTGTTAACTTGCCATATATTTAAGAAAACCTAAGATTTTCATGAAGCGGTTTGCAATATTTGCCTGCCGGAGCTGAAAGTGAGAAAGGCGGTTGACTATTTTCAAGCGGCGAATGACCGGGGAAATTCCAGCCGGAAAATTGACGGCGATTTATTCAGCTGCCCCAAAACTACACCATTTTGGAGCAGCTGATCTCATCCCCAATCTATTTTACTTCAAAATCCGCCCGAATCTTTCGGCCTTCCTGTGATATAAGTTCAAAAGCCATATTCCCGGCAGGTTCTTTCATAGATGGAAAGTCGACCCGGCAGTTA
This region of Pelotomaculum schinkii genomic DNA includes:
- a CDS encoding protease complex subunit PrcB family protein, with product MNKLVTIAVLTVILLFVLATGAGASATGEPPADLKVKIEEVTTEQEFREVVDDFNSLPGPDAGAAEILLDGLKEENRIDAWNVVDALVKLMTDEQVSQLAKDINTYDQDNISRYLVSVLLARINSPADLTSALVSLQDGYFSGGYLQFMEQIWPRIITDPADAARWLDETYVKLNNPAARESFVNAVGVVAQKQNSGVNRSAIIDWLWRTQEKEADYVYRYNQLVTLYRLGETRALDAIDGFYPGIASDQNRAGLIRSMADIMRWRQEELDQDKLIDWLWKVAGTDVSPYCRQTALAALYLDLGQEKALQQFVHDTDQNGLAALNQEGQVFQINSDWQLLKDISQKYPQSYLGRGIKAYEEVRGKPYFEIDRPEEQFTAAWTPPYGDEEYEPDREIPGWEKFLADYSRHPAADDAAYRLARCYEIRGRFADAVSMMQKARFLPDGDMRYAADGRLVYILDVRMNYDQLKALSSETLAPPLDTLVNYALAVGEIRRDHYASAALILEELLKQPEDPASGPYILPFSRLNVDHQYDFRGAVEKQLAAVKELAGLQAQWEESKDPADLYSLAASIFHNEMLYYSHLWAGNRQYYNWLGNINATGQGHAPAEMAAFAREMINYNHSLPYFQQVYREPSSAPELKARALYSTGLCYIGLDEWGDDALFAFNLPELVKRITSTYQQFVREYPESSMADDALLALGAYTGDAAYVQKIFEDYPDSDVLEKAKNLLKDMESPYYRPGSRYGWSAPFKIMSREDQNLPQEIRDWVDANVLQPFTGSKTMGEWSYLLVAAGEKPTAGYCVGITGISGRADKITVYYQVDGPQPGLLAAQALTHPYILIRIPANEAAVEFIEVS
- a CDS encoding serpin family protein; this translates as MTKKAIMMGVIISLILAMPAYGFTAKKMQAAIVLDNAKIEACAYIFGGDIYLPLRAVGEALGYEIQWSEKDKTVSVSKTGKNIMIDMNNDKITVDDHVCYMSGDYSGKGFNGGTTIGDRVYMRTDFFSDNFGLKVQWDGLNGIIQLESVIENAISIKTVKEASETDKIKVTLQYPQVDGLADKTVQDSINSIFEKSATDARNEGLKNAEEMEKVVASGYTGTLNKCETYFDYRLKYNQNGLLSVVFMDYQYAGGAHGLMVQSSHTFDLKTGEEYRLKDLVKSDADYVSLINNTVRNEINNRVKEGMLSENAPFKTIKDEQDFYLSNNAVVVYFQQYEYWPYAAGIQEFPVEFSALKEMLKHDFGFLNDNVKEQTRPEDIENGMSGEGKLFMAINKAGIQLLQKISVEEEGQNTILSPVSVSTMLAVLANGAAGKTRAEISAIINPEQLPAKEMNEKYRDTINNLIRSGYEENGKKTTLVELANSLWIQENLRVKDGFLKDAKTYYEADAYNVNFADDSAVSAMNRWIEDKTHNKIQNYLSEVSPQTAMVAFSSLYFNGKWQSPFDKSKTQKEDFQLSDGSTVKVDMMNAERRIGYYEDDQIQAGSFNYYGCSMLVILPKSSTGAYLPGVGYAEVNKALSNLENMKVKIKFPKFNFAQKNDLVSHLKSMGLDSAFDSGSADFTGIADRSAGFNLYISDISQKCTISVDEEGTEAAALTSVVLAGSSMPRENTPPEFYLNKPFIFVIRDDRTGLILFIGKVKNPLDHGRP
- a CDS encoding YcdB/YcdC domain-containing protein translates to MRRIKGAVAAVLAAGLLMSTTAWAAEKEASNMQEVKGGTEIVQGAAGKLVDKVGLNESQQQAMEKIYQIIPELKELSVENVHDEGETTWGVFLSNRSGDAAPGIMYVNASLVFYDTGELIRFDIQNPDWASVELPTPGLAKEKAAQFAGRVLGDKIKDYQMSDAISYGGGSTFDDKGHEITWASASIQFERLINGIPFLNSGIRVGVDAAGHVTEYYTEDYYPMQEGIKESRVDPAAFPAPSLAMTREAAEKVLSGSLEMKLNYVGRQPLKYPLFGNQKVATRPVLLYTPLNIMPIDAVTGKPLADFQWQPQTSLINLTGEGKKLIARTPEEAASLIAAETGVDISGMKIAQEEERGKHFEPEIKVKEYIWRSDPPTGQDGQPDYSAMRYLYISALADTGQVVGFNIQDEGGQGKKGIVAWETALETAVQYVQRYLEQGAAELEMCAYPAYEESIPDWVDRSKLDGKPQPEFYFTFTQTHQGIPVSDCSYSVTVDGLTGRVTGFHDENSSSSVTLPDSKGAVTAEAAKAEFLKSHPLRLVYIWPEYCGQKAPEPLLVYMPDYGLSRGYIDALTGKTVMVEND